A single genomic interval of Bos indicus isolate NIAB-ARS_2022 breed Sahiwal x Tharparkar chromosome 5, NIAB-ARS_B.indTharparkar_mat_pri_1.0, whole genome shotgun sequence harbors:
- the RASD2 gene encoding GTP-binding protein Rhes: MMKTLSSGNCALSVPAKNSYRMVVLGASRVGKSSIVSRFLNGRFEDQYTPTIEDFHRKVYNIRGDMYQLDILDTSGNHPFPAMRRLSILTGDVFILVFSLDNRESFDEVKRLQKQILEVKSCLKNKTKEAAELPMVICGNKNDHGELCRQVPTTEAELLVSGDGNCAYFEVSAKKNTNVDEMFYVLFSMAKLPHEMSPALHRKISVQYGDAFHPRPFCMRRVKDMDAYGMVSPFARRPSVNSDLKYIKAKVLRESQARERDKCTIQ; the protein is encoded by the exons ATGATGAAGACCTTGTCCAGCGGGAACTGTGCACTCAGTGTGCCTGCCAAGAACTCGTACCGCATGGTGGTGCTGGGCGCCTCTCGGGTGGGCAAGAGCTCCATTGTCTCCCGCTTCCTCAATGGCCGCTTCGAGGACCAGTACACACCCACCATCGAGGACTTCCACCGGAAGGTTTACAACATCCGCGGTGACATGTACCAGCTGGACATCCTGGACACGTCCGGCAACCACCCCTTCCCCGCCATGCGCAGGCTGTCCATCCTCACAG GCGATGTGTTCATCCTCGTGTTCAGCCTAGATAACCGGGAGTCCTTCGACGAGGTCAAGCGCCTCCAGAAGCAGATCCTGGAGGTCAAGTCCTGCCTGAAGAACAAGACCAAGGAGGCAGCGGAGCTGCCCATGGTCATCTGCGGTAACAAGAATGACCATGGCGAGCTGTGCCGCCAAGTGCCCACCACCGAGGCCGAGCTGCTGGTATCTGGTGATGGAAACTGCGCCTACTTTGAGGTGTCGGCCAAGAAGAACACCAACGTGGACGAGATGTTCTACGTGCTGTTCAGCATGGCCAAGCTGCCGCACGAGATGAGCCCCGCGCTGCACCGCAAGATCTCCGTGCAGTACGGGGACGCCTTCCACCCCCGGCCCTTCTGCATGCGCCGTGTCAAGGACATGGACGCCTACGGCATGGTCTCTCCCTTCGCCCGCCGCCCCAGCGTCAACAGTGACCTCAAATACATCAAGGCCAAGGTCCTCCGGGAGAGCCAGGCCCGCGAGCGGGACAAATGCACCATCCAGTGA